The genomic region CTTACCCTTCTATAGTTTGACATATATCCCACCAAGTAGAAACAATTATTTAACAGTAGCGGGCGGCACCCTTGTGTTTTGGGAGTCAGAATCCATTTACCAccaaataacttttttttttaagtcTCAATGCATGCACAACTTCACAGTGCTCCAAAAGTTGTACAAGTCGTTCATCGTGCTtatcttcaaaatatttttacCTCGTAGTGGTTTTGATTTTGTCTTCATTCATAAACTCAAATAGAATATTTACATTTTTCGCAATTTCATAAGTAGGATGACACCACTCTACTGTAAAAAGAAAAGTGTGACACTACAAAAATAAGCCTttgttgcctataaatacaaccattgttaggtgtGTTTGTCAATAACAACATAGTGAAAATGAACAAGTCATTTAGAGCTATAACTATAACATGTTTTTGGCTTATCATGAGTTTCTCCATTTTGTGTGAAGCTGAATATATGAAAACCCAACTTAGTCCAGATTTTTACAGAACAACATGCCCTGATCTTTGGACAATAGTTAGGCGAGAGGTTTCGAACGCGATGGAAGACGAGATTCGAATGGCTGCTTCGTTGCTTCGACTTCATTTCCACGATTGCTTTGTAAATGTAAGTTAGAGACACTATCATTTTTTTTACTATGAAGACAAATTTGTCCGTATTAAACCGTAATTAAATAGaatttcataaaatatttttcataattaaaccataattaaataatatttatatttattttatcataattaaaCTGAGACTAATTTTTAGAGcttctaaataattttttatgactTACAGGGCTGTGATGGTTCGATCCTACTTGATGGAGATGGAGACGAAGACACTGAGAAATTCGCTACTCCAAACAGAAATTCTGCTAGAGGATTTGAAGTCATAGATAGGATCAAAAGTTCAGTGGAGAGTTCATGTAGCGGAGTTGTGTCTTGTGCTGATATATTAGCCATAGTTGCAAGAGATTCAGTTTTCCTAGTATGTTCAATTCAAATTTcatcattaaactttcaaaactcaatgcaaaaattaaaacaattatatttgTTCATGTTAACCTTAATTTAATGGTCACATTTTGCAGAGTGGTGGTCCTTTTTGGTATGTTCAGCTAGGACGCAGAGATGGATTGGTCTCAAACAAGACACTAGCGAATCTCGCAATTCCTTCTCCATTTGATACACTAGAAAATATTACCTCCAAGTTTGATAACGTCGGTCTCAATCTCAAGGACGTTGTTACTTTATCAGGTATAATTTTATATGAAACAATTCATTTTTAGACAATGACACGAAACATCTTAAAGAAAActatttataacatttttttaggTGCTCACACTATTGGACGAGCGAGGTGCACATTTTTTAGCAACAGATTATTCAATTTCTCGGGGACAGAAGAGCCTGACAATTCTTTAGAATCCGAAATGCTCTTTGATTTGCAAAATTTATGTCTACAAGATGAAGACGGGAACGCGACTACGGTTCTAGATTCGAACTCATTTGATCGATTTGATAGCAATTACTTCAAGAATTTGCTAAATGGAAAGGGTCTTCTAAGCTCTGATCAGATTCTGTTTGCAAGTGATGAAGAAGTTACTTCAACTACTAAACAATTGGTCCAATTTTATAGTGAAAATGAAAGAGCTTTTTTTATGGAATTTGCTTATGCTATGATTAAGATGGGGAATATTAGTCCACTTATTGGTTCTGAGGGTGAGATTAGGAATGATTGCAGAGTGATTAATTCTTAATGATGTGAATGGCATAGTAATAATGGGAACAAAACTTTATATTGGTGGTTGCTACTCTTTGTTTTGGTGTATTTTACAAGAATAAAGTTTGAATAAAATTATTATCTAATCTATTTTTACTTAGATTCTTAGTCTTAGATCATAAGTAAAATTAGCCATGAATTTAATCAAAGGATATATTCGTCTATAAATTTTAATCCTATCTTATCAGTTCCAAATTAGGAACCATCTTGGAAAATATCTTAGGGGTGCCATTATTCCATAATCATGTCGATGAGAATTCTttttagtttatatttgacaaagTGGATAGTAGAGACTTATCAGTCGGCAGTTCCAAACTAGCTATGTTATGCAATCAATTCATTTTCCTAGGATTGTTTGTTAATAGGTTGAATGAATGGTTGTAAAATTTAGGTTTGCTAAGTATTTTGGGCCGGCCAAAGATCCAACAAGAGTAGACCCACTTTTTGCATCTAAGAAAGTCTAATGACTACTCGATCTAGGATATAAATACTTCTATGCAtgtaattaggggtggcaaaacgggtcgtggcccgTCGGGCTGGCCCGCGCaccccgccaaaaaatggcgggttgggttgggattttaggcccgccgatCGCCAAACCCGCTGCCCGTcatagcccgccccgccaaagcccgcccttcctccaaaatttcctatttttagttaattctagtaatttcaattcttgatggtttattttatatatttatttgtaaatatatgtaatgtttttttaagtaaaatttgttaaaaagttggttttataaaaacttgttttaaaaattaagtgaaaaatttaattaaaaggtaaaaaaaactattaatctattaaaaaaatgaaaaaaatataaataaaaataggcgggcatgatttttatgcccatttcacttggagggcatgcccgccccgctcgttttttggcgggcttaaggcggggcgggcgggccATTTTTCCACTCTAACATGTAATACTTAAGGTACACGAACTTTTCATACTTCACTCTACACTTTTTTAGACTCATTCACATACTTAGTGTGAGAATGTTAACCTTGCAAGTTCACCTTTGCGTTCCAATGTATCAGAGACTTGCAACACCACATCAAGAGTCCAACATTGTAAATCAAGCATAATTCTGATTCGATCTAGAACAATGGTGTTGTATGTGGGAATCAACTATTAATTATCATGAATTTCTACGATCAGATTTTGTCTGATGCAAAAGTTGGTTTGCCATGACAAAACTCCAAGATAAGGGAGGATGTCCTCTATTTAGAGCTCATTCGTATATTTTGATCTGACACCTCGTCCAATTCCTAGCATTTATGAGGCCAAAAGGAATCGCCACGCGAGAAGTTTATGCAACTGAATTTCCTTCGATCTACATAAATGTGAAATGGAGTCGAGGATCCCGATATCATGAAAGGATCAA from Vicia villosa cultivar HV-30 ecotype Madison, WI unplaced genomic scaffold, Vvil1.0 ctg.000955F_1_1_1, whole genome shotgun sequence harbors:
- the LOC131632520 gene encoding peroxidase N-like → MNKSFRAITITCFWLIMSFSILCEAEYMKTQLSPDFYRTTCPDLWTIVRREVSNAMEDEIRMAASLLRLHFHDCFVNGCDGSILLDGDGDEDTEKFATPNRNSARGFEVIDRIKSSVESSCSGVVSCADILAIVARDSVFLSGGPFWYVQLGRRDGLVSNKTLANLAIPSPFDTLENITSKFDNVGLNLKDVVTLSGAHTIGRARCTFFSNRLFNFSGTEEPDNSLESEMLFDLQNLCLQDEDGNATTVLDSNSFDRFDSNYFKNLLNGKGLLSSDQILFASDEEVTSTTKQLVQFYSENERAFFMEFAYAMIKMGNISPLIGSEGEIRNDCRVINS